From Desulfatitalea tepidiphila, the proteins below share one genomic window:
- the trxB gene encoding thioredoxin-disulfide reductase: MSQSELYDVVIVGAGPGGLSAAIYALRGALKTLLIEKAAPGGQVNLSDEVENYPGFVHVGGAELSMKFAEHARSYPLEELNDEVVAIEPGLQHHTVRTAGGRVIATHAVILATGGSPRKLGVTGEDALYGKGVSYCAVCDGFFFRGKRVIVVGGGDSACEEGLYLAKLAEQVYLVHRRDALRASMILQERVKAECKMEVIWNSVVNEIKADGDGVNAVELKDTRTGELRDMPIDGVFVFIGFVPNNQLVPAGVRLNAEGFVITDDQCRTSIPGVYVIGDLREKYARQIVLSAGDGCMAALSAAHYVEGRKAKLGAETCELPAGLMDTH, from the coding sequence ATGTCTCAATCCGAATTGTACGATGTCGTCATCGTCGGTGCCGGTCCCGGCGGATTGTCGGCGGCGATCTATGCCTTGCGCGGTGCGCTCAAGACCCTGCTCATCGAAAAGGCCGCACCGGGCGGCCAGGTCAACCTCTCCGATGAGGTCGAAAATTATCCGGGATTCGTGCATGTCGGCGGTGCCGAGCTCTCCATGAAGTTTGCCGAACATGCCCGCTCCTACCCGCTCGAAGAGCTCAACGACGAAGTGGTCGCCATCGAGCCGGGTCTGCAGCATCACACGGTGCGCACGGCCGGCGGTCGCGTGATCGCCACCCATGCCGTGATATTGGCCACAGGCGGCAGTCCGCGCAAGCTCGGCGTGACCGGTGAGGATGCACTTTACGGAAAAGGCGTTTCTTACTGTGCCGTATGCGACGGTTTTTTTTTCAGGGGCAAGCGGGTCATCGTGGTGGGTGGCGGCGACAGTGCCTGCGAGGAGGGCCTCTACCTGGCCAAATTGGCCGAACAGGTCTACCTGGTACACCGCCGCGACGCGCTGCGGGCCAGCATGATCCTGCAGGAACGCGTCAAGGCCGAATGCAAGATGGAGGTCATCTGGAATTCGGTGGTCAACGAGATCAAGGCCGACGGGGACGGCGTGAACGCCGTCGAGCTGAAGGACACCCGAACCGGTGAGCTGCGCGACATGCCCATCGACGGGGTCTTTGTCTTTATCGGCTTTGTCCCCAATAATCAGCTCGTTCCCGCCGGCGTGCGTCTGAACGCCGAAGGGTTCGTGATTACTGACGATCAGTGCCGCACCAGCATTCCCGGCGTTTATGTCATCGGCGATCTCAGGGAAAAATATGCCCGCCAGATCGTGCTGTCGGCCGGTGACGGTTGCATGGCGGCGCTTTCGGCGGCCCACTATGTGGAAGGCCGAAAGGCCAAGCTCGGTGCCGAGACCTGTGAACTGCCGGCCGGGTTAATGGACACCCATTAA